GTCTCTTCAGCAGTTTTCTCACTGATCGCAGTGCAAACAGGGGCGCATGCGCTCAGCCCTGCCGCAGACGCTACAGGTTATTCGTTGATGGCGGGGATGTAAGTAACCTGATGGATGGTGAGTATCCCATAAGCTGCGCTGAACTGTGTACTCTTGGAGGGATAAGGGAAATAATAGACACCGGTGTGCAAAGCCTGAAAATAGAAGGCAGGATGAAAAAACCGGAATATGTTACGGCCAGTTCCAGAGCCTATAAGACAGCTGTGGAAAAAGCATGTGCCAGCGGAAAGAACCTCGAAGACGCCGAACTCACTTCCATGAAGACTGAACTTGCCAAGCTGTTCTATCGGGGTTTTACGGACGGTTTTGTACTTGGAGCTCACGATGTGACACATGCAAAATACAGCTCCAATTACGGTGTTCTTCTCGGAAAAGTAAAAGAGGTCCTATATGCGGATAACAGTGCCGGTATCAAGCTGTTTCTTGAAGACAATGTACATGTGAATGATGGTGTGAGCATAAATACCAATAAAAAAATGCTTGGTTCTAAGATCAATGCTATTGAACTCCTTAACCGGAAAAAGGTTGAAAGAGCAGAAAAAGGCACTACTGCAATTCTGCATATTAGCCCAAAAACAGCAAAAGCAGTGCGTAGCGGCGATGAGGTATATATCTCCACAGATACTGAACTATTGGATGACCTGCAAAAGCAGGAATTGATCAAAATTCCTGTGGACATTCATGTAAAAGCTTTCAGGGGCCAGCCGCTTTGGATCAAGGTAACTGAGAGCAGATGCAGTGTTGAATATTTCGATGAATATATGGTACAGGAAGCCAGAAGTGCCCCTACCACACAGGAGCAGATAATAAAATCCATTGATAAACTGGGGGATACTCCATATCATGCTGGCTCCATAGAAGTAGATGCTGATAATGAAATATTCATACCTGTAGGCGTGCTTACTGCTGCCAGGCGTAATGCGCTGGACAAACTCAGACACAATATTCTACAAAGTTACAAAAGGACATCCCCTTCTTTTCAGCTATGTGATGTTGTTTCCTGCTCTGGCTTGCCTTCCTCTGCATCCCTGGAACCTACTTCATTTTCACGATCCCATGGAAAACAGCAGCAGGACAAGCCCCTCATGAGTGTGGAAGTAGGTGATATTGCATCTTTGTTCCTGGCTGCGAGAAATGGGGCTGATATAGTATATTTGCCACTGGATTGTTTTGAGGAGCTGTTCCGGGATAACAATAATGCATCCCTGGAAGAGATCAGAACAAAAGGTACGGAGATAGTATTCATCACACCTCAGATCACCCATGACAGTGAAATGGAAGCCCTGATGCCCCTTATTTCAGCTGTGAAGCACGCTGGCTATAATCTCGCCTGCTCCAATCTTGGAACCTTACAGCTTGCCAGGGAATTCAA
This DNA window, taken from Methanomethylovorans hollandica DSM 15978, encodes the following:
- a CDS encoding DUF3656 domain-containing U32 family peptidase, giving the protein MKVPSLGENDVPLNLDPGKKMNSPAIEMKCRKPEILAPAGDMEALKAAIKGGADAIYLGVGEFNARQGATNFTVEKLEEGIDLAHSYNILVFLALNIPIKEHELPSVLEIVHSSYMIGIDAVIVEDLGLVDILHSRYPDLPLHISTQVTVHNTAGVHFLEQMGVSRTILSRELTTSELKHIIDNTNISAEIFVHGALCYSYSGRCLFSSFLTDRSANRGACAQPCRRRYRLFVDGGDVSNLMDGEYPISCAELCTLGGIREIIDTGVQSLKIEGRMKKPEYVTASSRAYKTAVEKACASGKNLEDAELTSMKTELAKLFYRGFTDGFVLGAHDVTHAKYSSNYGVLLGKVKEVLYADNSAGIKLFLEDNVHVNDGVSINTNKKMLGSKINAIELLNRKKVERAEKGTTAILHISPKTAKAVRSGDEVYISTDTELLDDLQKQELIKIPVDIHVKAFRGQPLWIKVTESRCSVEYFDEYMVQEARSAPTTQEQIIKSIDKLGDTPYHAGSIEVDADNEIFIPVGVLTAARRNALDKLRHNILQSYKRTSPSFQLCDVVSCSGLPSSASLEPTSFSRSHGKQQQDKPLMSVEVGDIASLFLAARNGADIVYLPLDCFEELFRDNNNASLEEIRTKGTEIVFITPQITHDSEMEALMPLISAVKHAGYNLACSNLGTLQLAREFNIPFVAQKEFNIYNSYTALRFFNSGAYRVTLSSELNLEEIGNVCKALAACKHPVQSEVQIHGRELMLITNNDLLGPIAARSLLGEGAEVYLEDQQGSKFPLKRIGHRTLIYDAKVLNMAEHAEQLLSSGVHVLRLDLSLYKGKAIRDIIRNYRLALDQKRIRNIIYKGETVTTGHFFKGV